TATTCAAGGCGCGATGCTTCGCCCGACCAGGACTGGGACCCAATTTCATCAAAGCCATCTAGCAAAACAGGGTGGTTCCCAGATCTGACGCTCTTGAGGACGCTCCCCGCATATTCTTCCATGCCGAGGTCCTCCAAGTGGCCCCGGACAATACCGCTCATCTTCTTGATACCCCAGTTATCACGAAGATTGATGGCCATTGGTGAAAAGAGTTCATCGGCTAAGGAAAGCTGGTGGAATGTCTCTTGAACGCAACGAGATTTGCCAGTCCCAAACTCTCCTAGTAAAACGATTTGACGGCCTGATGCTACGGCTTTGGTTATATCGCTTACGGAGTACTTTTTGCCTTTGTTGTCCACGTATGATATCGGAGTATAGGCGCTATCGTCAGGGGTGCCGGAGTCGGGGATTACAGCGCTGCCGAACGGTTGTTTCGGCCTCTCGTTCAAATATTGTTTCGAACCTAGATAGGTATTCGAAAAGCTCTCGAGAGTATGATGTTTGACTCTTGATGCAGCTGCAGTTACGTGTAATGAAGGATGGCCGCTACTTTCTGTTACAAAGTAGCATTCGGCATAAATGCCCTCACCCAGGAGGACTTGCTTAACGTTGACCAGCTTCGCGAGGTCGGTACGGAGCTTTGCCAGTGTACTGCTCTTGGAAACTTCGATAAGGACCCAATGGTCTTCTCTGAGTTCAATAACACCATCGATCTGGACGCCGTGTACCAGTTGGCTCCTGCAGGGCAGCGACCACTTTGCTTCCGCGATGGAGCGGACTTTCTCTTCCAGCTGACTCCAGTTAATTTTTGAACCCCCGTGCTTTCACTGCCGCATTTCGGCATATTGGGTTGAAGACTACTCGAGGTTGTCTGAGGTGGGAGGGATATGCGCGAAGTTCCCGCAGGGAGGAAGTTGATGTTCAGCGGTTGTATTGCCCGTCATGATGGCTCGAAGGGGCTCGGTTGGGGACCGGGAAGATCGATGCCGGGTTTTGTTATCCCACGGATCGTCGCCTCATAAGGCGGCACCACCCCGTCACACCACGCCCCACGATTCCGCCCCACCGGGCGCCACAGCGTACCCTTGGCACTGTGAAAACCTTCGAAGACCTCTTTGCCGAGCTGAGCCAGAAAGTTCAGGACCGCCCCGCCGGGTCACGCACCGTGGCCGAATTCGAGTCGGGCGTGCATGGCATCGGTAAGAAGGTTGTTGAGGAGGCCGCCGAAGTGTGGATGGCCGCCGAATACGAATCCGATGCCGAATGCGCCGAAGAAATCTCCCAGCTGCTCTACCACCTCCAGGTCCTCATGCTCGCCAAAGGCCTGAGCCTGCAGGACGTCTACAAGCATCTCTAGCCACGCGCCTCTCAGCGTGTGGCCCGCCGGTTGAACTACTCCCTGCGCAGTAACAAACCCGCAGCAACAAACTTCCAGCGAAAGATGCTTCCCATGCTCCGTGTAGCCGTACCCAACAAGGGTGCCCTGTCCGAATCCGCCTCCGCCATGCTCAACGAGGCGGGCTACCGCCAGCGCCGCGACACCCGCGAACTGGTCATGGTGGACCCCGACAACGACGTCGAATTCTTCTTCCTCCGGCCCCGCGACATCGCCGTGTACGTGGGTGCCGGAACGCTCGACGTCGGCCTCACCGGCCGCGACCTGTTCCTGGACGCCCAGGTGGACGCCGAGGAACTTCTGAGCCTCGGCTTCGGCGCCTCCACCTTCCGCTTCGCCGGCCCGGTGGGGGACTTCACTTCCATCGACCAGCTTGAAGGCAAGCGCCTGGCCACCAGCTACGACGGCCTGCTGCGCTCCTACCTGACCGAACGCGGCATCAACGCCTCCGTGGTCCGGCTCGACGGCGCCGTGGAATCCTCCGTACGCCTCGGCGTCGCGGACGCGATTGCCGACGTCGTTGAAACCGGCACCACCCTGCGCGCCGCAGGAATGGAAATCTTCGGCGAACCGATCCTGAAATCCGAAGCCGTGCTGATCGGCCGGCCAGGCGCCAACCCCGCCGGCGTCGACGTGCTGATCCGCCGCCTGCGCGGTGTGCTGGTGGCCCGGCAGTACGTGATGATGGACTACGACGTCCGCAAGGACCTGGTGGAGCAGGCCGCCGCCCTGACCCCGGGCCTGGAATCGCCCACCGTGTCCCCGCTGCAGAACAGCGACTGGGTGGCCGTCCGCTCCATGATTCGGAAGTCCGAAACCAACCGCATCATGGACGAGCTCTACGACATAGGCGCCCGCGCCATCCTGGTCAGCAGCATCCACGCCTGCCGGATCTAGGGGGAGAACACCATGAGTGTTGCCATCCGCGTCATTCCCTGCCTGGACGTCGACGCCGGCCGGGTGGTCAAGGGCATTAACTTCGAAGGCCTGCGCGACGCCGGGGACCCGGTGGAACTTGCGCACCGGTACGACAAGGCCGGCGCCGACGAGCTGACCTTCCTGGATGTCACCGCGTCCTCGGGCAACCGGGACACCACGTTCGACGTCGTCGCGCGCACCGCCGAAGAGGTCTTCATTCCGCTGACCGTCGGCGGGGGAGTGCGCTCCATTGCCGACGTGGACCGGCTGCTGCGCTACGGCGCGGACAAGGCCTCCATCAACACCGCCGCCGTCGCCCGCCCGGACGTGATCGACGAGATCACCCGGCACTTCGGCTCACAGGTGCTGGTGCTCTCCGTGGACGCACGCCGCACGCACGACGGCGCCACGCCGTCGGGCTTTGAAGTCACCACCCACGGCGGGCGCACGGGCACCGGGATCGACGCCGTTGCCTGGGCGAAGGAGGCCGCGGACCGCGGCGTGGGGGAGATCCTGCTGAACTCCATCGACGCCGACGGCACCCGCGAGGGTTTCGACATCGAAATGATCAAGGCCGTCCGCGCCGCCGTGGACGTGCCGCTGATCGCCTCCGGCGGGGCCGGTAAGCCCGAGCACTTCCCGGCAGCCGTGATAGCCGGGGCCGACGCCGTCCTGGCCGCCTCGGTGTTCCACTTCGGCCCGGATGACGCCATCCACCAGGTGAAGCAGGCCATCCGCGACGCCGGGTTCGACGTCCGCTAGCTGCTGCCCCTCACAGCCTCCCCGGCCACACCGGCAGGCCCGGCCGTGAGGGCGCGCTGGGCTGCGCTCGGCTAGGAACGCAGACGGATGTGGCATGCTTCCGTCTCATGACTATGCCAACACGCGTCCGACGCGCCGAAGTAAGCGATCTGCCCTTTATCCTGCGTCAAGAGCGCGAATACATGGAGACCATCGAGCCGCATGCGCTTCTGGGGTGGATGAGCGTTCTCGACCAGAACCTGGAACTCTGGATCGATTGCCTTCCCTCCACGCTCTTCTGCCTTGATGCAGAAGGTCACCCGCTCGGGTATGTGATGGGGAGCCTCGACGGCGACACCGCAACACTGGTCTCGATCAGTGTCCTCGGAAGCCATCGCCGCCAAGGACTCGGCAGGGTCCTTCTGGATGCGTTCGAGCAGAGCGCCGTTCCCAGCGGAGCCCGCGTTGTGGAACTCGGTGTTTTCCGAAGCAACCAGGCCCATCTGCTGTACCGGGCCGCGGGTTACGAAGCCACGGGTCAAGACGGTGAGTATGTGCTGTTCAGCAAGACGCTCAGCCCCGTTGCAGGGGATGACCGGGCATTGTTGGGCTGAACGCCCGGCAGGGAGGTTCCCCTGCCAAACGGTGGTTCTTCTAGGCGCGGGCCGGAACGAGGTTGGCGAAGGGCAGCCGGCCATACTGGTGGGTGAACTGCTGCTGACACTCCGCGAGAGCGGCGTTGAGCTCTTCCGGCGGCAGTTCCTTCCAGGCCACCAGAAGATCCTCTGCATCGACCAGCTGCCAGACCAGCCGGCCGTCCCAGTGGCCCGGCGGCTTCCCCCTGCCGAAGTCCACGAATTCCTTGATCTGCCGCCGCAGGCCGCGGTTGCCCTGGCTGCCGGCCCCGGCCTTGCCGAAGAAGAGGATGTCCGCCTCCGCCACCCACTCGGCGGCAAGTTCATCCCGGGATAGGGACGGCTTCTTCTTCTTGAACACCCCGGCCGTGCTCTCCTTGAGGAACCGCGGTTCAAACCCGTCGGGGCGCACGACGGCGAAGATCCCCTGGCGCTGCGGGATCCGGTTGAAGTCGAGGTTGTCGATGGGCCGGAAGCCGGTGAAGCCGTTGGCCTTGAGTGATTTCTTGTTCAACGGGAGGGGTTCCTTGCGGTGGGGCAGCCGGTTCGCATCCGGTCGACGGGTTCGGCGGACCTCCAATGATATCCGTTCGCCTTGCCGCTGGCTGAGGGCTGCGTTCAGCTTCCGCATCCGGTTGCGCGGCGGGAGACTGGAACGGTGACCAAGGAGGACCGGATGGCCAACAACATTTCCGGCAAGGTAGTCATCATCACCGGAGCATCGTCCGGGATAGGCGAAGCGACGGCAAAGCTGCTCGCCGAACGCGGAGCCAGGGTTGTGCTCGGTGCCCGGCGCGAAGACAAACTGGAACGGATTGCCACGCAGATCCGGGACGCCGGCGGGGAAGCGGTCCACCAGGTCCTCGACGTTACCGTGCAGGACTCCAACCACGCGATCGTGAGGCTGGCCCTGGAAACGTTCGACGGCGTGGACGCCATCTTCCTCAACGCCGGCCTGATGCCGAACAGCCCGCTGTCCGCGCTCAAAACCGATGAGTGGCACCGGATGGTGGACGTGAACGTCACCGGGGTGCTCAACGGCATCGCAGCCGTACTGCCCCCGTTTATTCAGCAGCGGTCCGGCCACGTGATCGCCACGTCATCAGTCGCCGGACTGAAGGCCTATCCGGGCGGTGCCGTGTACGGCGGAACCAAATGGTTCCTGCGGGACTTCATGGAAGTGCTGCGCATGGAGTCCGCCGCCGAGGGCACGAACATCCGCACCGCCACCATTTATCCGGCGGCCATCAACACTGAACTGCTGGACACTATCAGCGACCAGCACACCGCCAAGGATGCGCAGGCCCTGTACCAACGCTACGGAATTTCGCCGGAGCGGGTGGCCGACGTCGTTGCCTACGCCCTGGACCTGCCGGCGGACACCACGGTCAACGAGTTCACTGTCGGACCGGTCAACCAACCCTGGTGAGTTCGGCAATCAGTGCATGCCGGCGTCGTCGTCCGGAAGGCGCGGGAATAGACCACGCCGGATCCGGCTTGTGCTTTAAGTGCCCTACGGCACGGTTACCCCACAGCTTGGAGAAATATGACTACCGCACGCGCTTACGCAGCCACTTCCGCCACCGATCCGCTGGTTCCCACCACGATCGAACGCCGCGAGGTCGGCGCCCATGACGTCCTCATCGACATCGCCTACGCCGGTGTGTGCCACTCGGACATCCACACCGTCCGCGGCGAATGGGGGCCCATTGCGTACCCGCAGGTAGTTGGCCACGAAATCGTGGGCACCGTGGCCGAGGTCGGCTCCGACGTCACCAAGCACAAAGTCGGCGACCGGGTGGGTGTGGGCTGCATGGTCAACTCCTGCCGCGAGTGTGAGAACTGCAAGGCCGGCATGGAGAACTACTGCCTCAACGGCAACATCGGCACCTACGCCAGCAAGGACGTGGACGGCACCATCACGCAGGGCGGCTACGCCACCTCCGTAGTGGTCAACGACGACTTCGTGCTCCGCGTGCCGGAAAGCATTCCCTACGAAGCTGCCGCCCCGCTGCTGTGCGCCGGCATCACCACCTACTCACCGCTGGCCCACTGGAACGCAGGACCGGGCAAGCGCGTCGCCGTCGTCGGCATGGGCGGGCTGGGCCACATGGCCGTCAAGATCGCCGTCGCCATGGGCGCCGACGTGACCGTCCTGTCCCAGACGCTGAGCAAGCAGGAAGACGGACTCCGTTTCGGTGCGAAGGACTACTACGCCACCAGCGACGAGAGCACCTTCGAAAAGCTGGCCAACACGTTCGACCTGATCATCAACACGGTCAGCGCCCCACTCGACCTCAACCAGTACCTGGCCCTGCTGCGGCTGGACGGCACCATGGTCAGCGTGGGCGCCCCGCCCGAGCCCATGCCGATCTCCGTGTTCACCCTGATGGGCAAGCGCCGCTCCTACGCCGCCTCAAACATCGGCGGCATCAGCGAGACCCAGGAAATGCTGGACTTCTGTGCCGAAC
This Arthrobacter sp. zg-Y20 DNA region includes the following protein-coding sequences:
- a CDS encoding phosphoribosyl-ATP diphosphatase, with product MKTFEDLFAELSQKVQDRPAGSRTVAEFESGVHGIGKKVVEEAAEVWMAAEYESDAECAEEISQLLYHLQVLMLAKGLSLQDVYKHL
- the hisG gene encoding ATP phosphoribosyltransferase; the protein is MLRVAVPNKGALSESASAMLNEAGYRQRRDTRELVMVDPDNDVEFFFLRPRDIAVYVGAGTLDVGLTGRDLFLDAQVDAEELLSLGFGASTFRFAGPVGDFTSIDQLEGKRLATSYDGLLRSYLTERGINASVVRLDGAVESSVRLGVADAIADVVETGTTLRAAGMEIFGEPILKSEAVLIGRPGANPAGVDVLIRRLRGVLVARQYVMMDYDVRKDLVEQAAALTPGLESPTVSPLQNSDWVAVRSMIRKSETNRIMDELYDIGARAILVSSIHACRI
- the hisF gene encoding imidazole glycerol phosphate synthase subunit HisF, coding for MSVAIRVIPCLDVDAGRVVKGINFEGLRDAGDPVELAHRYDKAGADELTFLDVTASSGNRDTTFDVVARTAEEVFIPLTVGGGVRSIADVDRLLRYGADKASINTAAVARPDVIDEITRHFGSQVLVLSVDARRTHDGATPSGFEVTTHGGRTGTGIDAVAWAKEAADRGVGEILLNSIDADGTREGFDIEMIKAVRAAVDVPLIASGGAGKPEHFPAAVIAGADAVLAASVFHFGPDDAIHQVKQAIRDAGFDVR
- a CDS encoding GNAT family N-acetyltransferase; translation: MTMPTRVRRAEVSDLPFILRQEREYMETIEPHALLGWMSVLDQNLELWIDCLPSTLFCLDAEGHPLGYVMGSLDGDTATLVSISVLGSHRRQGLGRVLLDAFEQSAVPSGARVVELGVFRSNQAHLLYRAAGYEATGQDGEYVLFSKTLSPVAGDDRALLG
- a CDS encoding SDR family oxidoreductase: MTKEDRMANNISGKVVIITGASSGIGEATAKLLAERGARVVLGARREDKLERIATQIRDAGGEAVHQVLDVTVQDSNHAIVRLALETFDGVDAIFLNAGLMPNSPLSALKTDEWHRMVDVNVTGVLNGIAAVLPPFIQQRSGHVIATSSVAGLKAYPGGAVYGGTKWFLRDFMEVLRMESAAEGTNIRTATIYPAAINTELLDTISDQHTAKDAQALYQRYGISPERVADVVAYALDLPADTTVNEFTVGPVNQPW
- a CDS encoding NAD(P)-dependent alcohol dehydrogenase, with translation MTTARAYAATSATDPLVPTTIERREVGAHDVLIDIAYAGVCHSDIHTVRGEWGPIAYPQVVGHEIVGTVAEVGSDVTKHKVGDRVGVGCMVNSCRECENCKAGMENYCLNGNIGTYASKDVDGTITQGGYATSVVVNDDFVLRVPESIPYEAAAPLLCAGITTYSPLAHWNAGPGKRVAVVGMGGLGHMAVKIAVAMGADVTVLSQTLSKQEDGLRFGAKDYYATSDESTFEKLANTFDLIINTVSAPLDLNQYLALLRLDGTMVSVGAPPEPMPISVFTLMGKRRSYAASNIGGISETQEMLDFCAEHGIAPEVELIEAAEINTAYERVLKSDVRYRFVIDAATI